The Sebaldella sp. S0638 sequence CAGAAGCCATAAACGGAAGTTCTTTCATAATATTTGCCTCTATTACTTTTGGGTAAACCACTATTCCGTCAAGTATATTCAGCCAGATAATAAGAATGGCATCCACTGCAAGAAATGCTTGTGGTATAGATAAACGCTTATTTGCCGAATCATCCAGAGTTCGCTCAAACCATTGCGTAGAGTAAACCAAAGCTCCGTTCATAGATAAAGACATTACGAACTTGGCAAGCGACGATATTCTTTCACTTCTCATGGGATTTCTTTTATAAGCCATAGCTGAAGACCCTATCTGATTCTTTTCAAATGGTTCCTCAAGTTCTTTCAAATGCTGCAATAGTCTCATATCATTAGTAAATTTATGTGCTGACTGTGCTATATTCGAAAGAAGTTCCAAAATATGGCTGTCTATCTTTCTGTCATATGTCTGTCCTGTTACACCTTGTAATTTCTTAAATCCTGCTTTTTTCGTAACCATTTTATCCAGTTCTCTTACTGTGTCAAAATCACCGTTAAACAGTTCCTTAAAGCTGGCCTGTGTTCCTGTTGTCCCTTTCACTCCTCTGAATCTCAGGTTTTCTATACGGAATTCCAGCTCTTCAAAGTCTAAGAGCAGGGATTGCAGCCACAAAGTAGCCCTTTTACCTACTGTTGTCAGCTGAGCCGCCTGAAAATGGGTAAATCCCAGTGTAGGAAGCTCCCTGTAATCATATGCAAAATCTTTCATACTCTTTATCAGGTTTACCATTTTTTCTTTTATAATTTCCAGTCCGTCTTTTATCTGAATCAGATCTGTATTATCTCCCACGAAAGCACTTGTAGCTCCTAAATGAATTATAGCTCTTGCATTTACCGCCTGATCACCATATGCATGCACATGTGACATAACGTCATGTCTCAGCTTTTTTTCATACTCTTTTGCTGTTTCAAAATTTATATTATCCTCGAATTTTTTTAGTTCCTGTATTTGCGCATCACTAATTATATCAAGTCCCAGCTCTTTTTCACATTCAGCAAGAATTACCCATAATTTTCTCCATGTTCCAAACTTTTTTTCAGGTGAAAAATTACGCAGCATCTCTTTACTGCTGTATCTTTCTATAAGCGGATTATCATACACATCTTTTTTCATTATTACTTCCTTTCAATAAATATTAAATTTACCCGTTAAAAATCCCCTTTTAATACCTGAATTATAATTCTTTCAAATATATATTCTGAGTTCTTTCAGGACCTACAGAAACCATTGAAACCGAGCATCCTAAGAATTCCTCTATAAATTTAATATATTTTTTACAGTTTTCAGGAAGTTCATCATAATTTTTTATCT is a genomic window containing:
- the purB gene encoding adenylosuccinate lyase, translated to MKKDVYDNPLIERYSSKEMLRNFSPEKKFGTWRKLWVILAECEKELGLDIISDAQIQELKKFEDNINFETAKEYEKKLRHDVMSHVHAYGDQAVNARAIIHLGATSAFVGDNTDLIQIKDGLEIIKEKMVNLIKSMKDFAYDYRELPTLGFTHFQAAQLTTVGKRATLWLQSLLLDFEELEFRIENLRFRGVKGTTGTQASFKELFNGDFDTVRELDKMVTKKAGFKKLQGVTGQTYDRKIDSHILELLSNIAQSAHKFTNDMRLLQHLKELEEPFEKNQIGSSAMAYKRNPMRSERISSLAKFVMSLSMNGALVYSTQWFERTLDDSANKRLSIPQAFLAVDAILIIWLNILDGIVVYPKVIEANIMKELPFMASENIIMEAVKNGQDRQEVHEIVRELSMETTKRVKLEGLSNDLIERIKKDGRIKVSPEKLDNILEPGKFTGFADKQTEAFINEEVEPILVRYNHLIKKIDSDLKV